The following are encoded together in the Fusarium keratoplasticum isolate Fu6.1 chromosome 1, whole genome shotgun sequence genome:
- a CDS encoding DASH complex subunit DAD2: MSYPTRSFSGHMRNPSASATSSAGQSPALLQRIEEKKAELENLRELRDLSAAVATQMEALEQKLSTLSDGTEAIAAVVGNWHNVLRAINMASSKLAKTAANAPAEESQDETGPLPQTLVRIPTEHAPALQAQAEAAEAAAEEQAS, translated from the exons ATGTCCTATCCTACGCGATCGTTTTCGGGCCATATGCGCAACCCGAGCGCCTCGGCTACATCCAGCGCCGGACAGTCGCCGGCTCTCTTGCAACGCATCGAAGAAAAGAAAGCCGAGCTCGAGAACCTGAGAGAGCTTCGAGATCTGAGTGCCGCGGTCGCAACACAAATGGAAGCTCTTGAGCAGAAGCTTTCGACGCTGTCTGATGGAACGGAGG CTATTGCGGCGGTTGTTGGAAACTGGCATAACGTGCTACGTGCCATCAACATGGCTTCTT CCAAACTTGCAAAGACGGCAGCCAATGCTCCCGCCGAGGAGTCCCAAGACGAAACAGGACCGCTTCCCCAGACTCTAGTACGAATTCCGACAGAACATGCACCAGCATTGCAGGCGCAGGCCGAAGctgccgaggccgccgcTGAGGAACAAGCGTCATGA
- a CDS encoding CUE domain-containing protein, with amino-acid sequence MSAPTDSNKATVESVPESPTTARPLDLDDDDVQESGVLGDDGKPTTAAATATSQTPTNEAAPPKPPRPLTEAQKNELILKEAFPTVDQGIIKAVLRASGGNVEPAFNALLEMTDPDAVKNEPEDDAPPPQPPRPQGRAQMSQMEADELYARQLAEHYDNVGAYESRTANRGYNEGRPRQGQNEWDDEREHSFIDDDLPVIRENLRKGFLETQTKVNGWITNIKKKIEENFDESEEQTQRQGQPFRRPGESSRRSGDYERYDADPQVLSDDFAGMKFSSDGTPINRPMANTGMYKPPPPSASPKPSTGRRVGFKEETEEINMYDSSPRVPPKDAAPAGSAKASKWQPLSTVEPSPIAENDPFSLGDSEDERETHQKPKDEKSDDNERLKKAAAEAMADNLVDSQGDASAKKN; translated from the exons ATGTCCGCCCCGACAGATTCG AACAAGGCTACGGTCGAGAGTGTTCCCGAGTCGCCTACTACTGCTCGACCCCTCGAtctggatgacgatgatgttCAGGAGTCTGGTGTCCTCGGGGACGACGGGAAGCCGACAACCGCTGCCGCGACCGCAACCTCTCAGACACCAACCAACGAAGCTGCTCCCCCTAAGCCGCCACGACCGTTGACCGAAGCGCAAAAGAACGAACTGATACTCAAGGAGGCATTCCCTACTGTTGACCAGGGTATCATCAAGGCTGTCTTGAGGGCTAGCGGCGGCAACGTCGAGCCCGCCTTTAACGCCCTGTTGG AGATGACCGACCCCGATGCTGTAAAGAACGAGCCCGAGGATGATGCCCCTCCTCCCCAACCACCAAGGCCGCAGGGCCGAGCCCAGATGTCGCAAATGGAGGCGGATGAACTTTATGCGCGACAGCTTGCTGAGCACTACGACAACGTCGGAGCTTACGAGTCTCGGACCGCCAATCGAGGTTATAACGAAGGTCGACCTAGGCAGGGCCAGAACGAATGGGACGACGAGCGGGAGCATAGCTTCATCGACGATGATCTCCCCGTAATCCGTGAAAACCTTCGAAAGGGGTTCCTCGAGACACAGACTAAGGTCAATGGGTGGATCACCAatatcaagaagaagatcgaggagaactttgacgagagcgaggagcAGACTCAGCGACAGGGACAACCTTTCCGTCGCCCTGGTGAGTCCAGCCGACGGAGCGGTGACTACGAGCGATACGACGCGGACCCCCAGGTTCTCAGTGACGACTTTGCTGGCATGAAGTTTTCCTCTGATGGAA CCCCGATTAACCGCCCAATGGCCAACACGGGCATGTATaagccaccaccaccctcggcctcgcccAAGCCGAGCACCGGTAGACGTGTTGGTTtcaaggaggagacggaAGAGATCAACATGTACGACTCGTCGCCGCGAGTGCCGCCCAAGGATGCCGCCCCCGCGGGTAGCGCAAAGGCTAGCAAGTGGCAGCCGCTGTCGACGGTCGAGCCCAGCCCTATCGCCGAGAACGACCCTTTTAGCCTGGGGGATAGCGAGGATGAGCGGGAGACACATCAAAAgcccaaggacgagaagTCAGATGACAACGAGCGgctcaagaaggctgccgcaGAAGCCATGGCCGACAACCTGGTCGACTCACAAGGAGACGCGAGTGCGAAGAAGAACTAG
- a CDS encoding Ankyrin repeat protein nuc-2 — MKFGKQIQKRQLEVPEYAASFVNYKALKKLIKKLSATPTLTSQNDALRSATPVDSQAALQANKATFFFQLERELDKVNAFYLQKEAELKIRLKTLLDKKKVLQSRQGISRRSAKFTTLEEGFQQFATDLNKLQQFVEINGTAFSKILKKWDKTSKSKTKELYLSRAVEVQPFFNATVISELSDQATTSLQELGAWSDGIQVNFQTNHVVTSQHFVGTDEGDADTLLLDTVIAGNHESLRDLLMRMRSANETNEGDSSLMERITRTFLAAISEAPQESLRILLDTGLVDLHSYDDINERNCLHQAAIYGKQYVLEWGLSVNVAVDRTDVYGRVPLHYASLHGRLEMLKFLLDANQSTIDLTDHDNFTPLIHSIIHGHLECIELLLARSARIDPVGDSDHVPLNLACEHGSVAVVELLLKHGAKILPDAEGLYPQHLVARAGQTSELLLLLKQFGADLDQVDKLYGWTPLVHSASEGNVDCLQALLKVGVDASIVDEKDLPAMYYAAWEGHLACMKLLTPFNTRPRASPFMVQPALGPLETSSAPLPMSLDPDAIPELELPPPIIPLRRYGHNFLDTKTVVQITFGDLDEQPLMFFQDGKYPAARLTISSKVSDLIPKNIILPFQEDTRIVSFQVDNLDSFSLDIDVFPTYGAKVIAKTVALSSIFKGLQGTSTCCLPLFDPRLRAIGQICFNVQVIKPFQGKPLEITDFETYWKATSQFNQPTSAIVTGSSLSGDYVRIFVQYTSDGVPVLWPRWTIACGGLDIPVCRLTLEQFTSMTARSNSRADLPSLASKTSESIAEVYHILATAGITLQEALTLLNPGMHINLQVLYPTPEEEKAFSMGPALDVNVFVDSILNIVFDHARAQRAQAPDVVRSIVFSSYNPRLCTALNWKQPNFPVFLCNDLGREETTGANGTALTSGRRSASIKEVVRIAQSNNFMGLICYSRLLDMVPALVDAIKSHGLALVMDKSSDSPDASPMTDPFPRPPKGVDGVLKSHGILRFNDSIDM, encoded by the exons AT GAAGTTCGGCAAGCAGATCCAGAAGCGTCAGCTTGAGGTGCCCGAGTATGCGGCTAGCTTCGTCAACTACAAAGCCCTGAAGAAG ctcatcaagaagctgtcCGCAACCCCGACCCTCACCTCCCAGAATGATGCCCTCCGCTCGGCTACCCCCGTCGACTCCCAGGCCGCTCTCCAGGCCAACAAGGCGACCTTTTTCTTCCAGCTG GAACGGGAACTCGACAAAGTCAATGCCTTCTACCTACAGAAGGAAGCCGAG CTCAAAATCCGCCTCAAGACTCTACTAGACAAGAAAAAGGTGCTCCAGTCGCGGCAAGGCATCTCCCGCCGTTCCGCAAAGTTCACTACTCTCGAGGAGGGCTTCCAGCAGTTTGCTACCGACCTGAACAAGCTTCAACAGTTCGTCGAAATCAACGGCAccgccttctccaagatcctcaagaagtGGGACAAGACATCAAAATCCAAAACCAAGGAGCTCTACCTCTCGCGAGCCGTAGAGGTCCAACCGTTTTTCAATGCCACCGTCATAAGTGAGCTATCTGACCAGGCCACCACGAGCTTGCAAGAGCTCGGCGCCTGGTCAGATGGAATCCAGGTCAATTTCCAGACCAACCATGTTGTGACTTCGCAGCACTTCGTGGGCACAGACGAAGGGGATGCAGACACGCTGCTTTTGGACACTGTCATCGCAGGGAACCACGAATCTCTCCGGGACTTGCTCATGAGGATGAGATCTGCTAATGAAACCAATGAAGGCGACAGTTCGCTTATGGAGAGGATAACGCGGACCTTTTTGGCAGCCATTTCAGAAGCGCCCCAGGAGTCTCTGCGAATTCTTCTCGATACAGGCCTTGTCGACCTCCACTCGTACGACGACATCAATGAGCGGAATTGCCTGCACCAGGCTGCTATCTATGGGAAGCAGTATGTGCTGGAATGGGGCCTCTCAGTCAATGTCGCCGTGGACAGGACAGATGTCTATGGGCGAGTTCCCCTGCATTATGCCAGTCTTCATGGAAGATTGGAGATGCTCAAGTTTCTATTGGACG CAAATCAAAGCACGATTGACCTGACGGACCACGACAACTTTACTCCCTTGATCCACTCCATTATTCACGGCCACCTCGAATGTATCGAACTCCTCCTCGCTAGATCCGCACGTATCGACCCTGTCGGAGACTCGGATCACGTCCCCCTGAATTTGGCATGCGAACATGGCTCGGTGGCggttgttgagcttctcctcaagcacggtGCCAAGATCTTGCCAGACGCCGAGGGTCTGTATCCCCAGCATCTAGTGGCAAGGGCGGGTCAGACATCAGAGCTTCTGTTGCTCCTGAAGCAATTCGGTGCAGATTTGGATCAAGTTGATAAGCTCTATGGATGGACACCCCTTGTGCATTCCGCGAGCGAGGGAAATGTCGACTGTCTTCAGGCATTGCTCAAGGTTGGGGTCGACGCAAGCATTGTGGACGAAAAGGACCTTCCAGCCATGTACTATGCTGCTTGGGAAGGGCATCTGGCCTGTATGAAGCTCCTAACACCCTTCAACACGCGGCCGCGAGCAAGCCCTTTCATGGTGCAACCTGCTTTGGGTCCTCTGGAAACAAGCAGCGCCCCCTTGCCCATGTCCCTGGACCCGGATGCGATCCCCGAACTCGAACTTCCTCCTCCGATTATTCCCCTCAGGAGATATGGCCACAACTTCCTTGATACCAAGACGGTTGTTCAGATCACGTTTGGGGACCTGGACGAACAACCTCTTATGTTCTTCCAGGACGGCAAGTATCCTGCTGCTCGGCTTACTATTTCCTCCAAGGTCTCAGATCTCATTCCCAAGAACATTATTCTACCCTTTCAAGAAGATACCCGCATTGTTTCTTTCCAGGTGGACAACTTGGATTCTTTCAGTCTGGACATTGACGTCTTCCCTACGTACGGTGCTAAGGTCATCGCGAAGACGGTTGCACTATCCAGCATTTTCAAAGGCCTGCAGGGCACTTCGACGTGCTGCCTGCCTCTTTTCGATCCTAGGCTTCGTGCTATTGGTCAGATCTGCTTCAACGTTCAGGTCATCAAGCCGTTCCAAGGAAAGCCCCTGGAGATCACCGATTTTGAGACGTATTGGAAGGCTACGAGCCAATTCAATCAACCAACGAGCGCCATTGTTACAGGATCGAGCCTATCCGGCGACTATGTGAGAATCTTTGTTCAGTACACCAGTGATGGTGTCCCAGTCCTCTGGCCTCGATGGACCATAGCTTGTGGCGGACTTGATATTCCTGTCTGCCGGTTGACCCTGGAGCAATTCACGTCTATGACAGCGCGAAGCAACAGCCGTGCAGACCTACCCAGCTTGGCGAGTAAGACATCGGAAAGCATTGCGGAGGTTTACCACATTCTTGCTACGGCTGGTATCACGCTTCAAGAGGCACTCACACTCCTGAATCCTGGTATGCACATCAATCTTCAGGTCTTGTATCCGACaccagaggaggaaaaggccttCTCTATGGGCCCTGCGTTGGACGTCAACGTGTTTGTGGACTCGATTCTCAACATTGTGTTTGACCATGCCCGGGCACAACGTGCTCAGGCCCCTGATGTGGTGCGGTCTATCGTGTTCAGCAGCTACAACCCTCGACTATGCACAGCACTGAACTGGAAACAACCAAATTTCCCCGTCTTCCTGTGTAACGACCTGGGACGGGAAGAAACGACGGGAGCCAACGGCACGGCCCTCACCAGTGGTCGGCGAAGTGCATCTATCAAGGAGGTTGTGAGGATTGCACAGAGCAACAACTTTATGGGTTTGATCTGTTATTCTCGACTGTTG GACATGGTGCCGGCGCTTgtggatgccatcaagtCTCATGGACTAGCGCTGGTGATGGACAAGTCTTCAGACTCCCCCGACGCGAGCCCCATGACGGACCCTTTCCCGCGGCCACCcaagggtgttgatggcgttTTGAAAAGCCATGGGATTTTGCGATTCAACGATTCGATAGACATGTAG
- a CDS encoding PITH domain-containing protein — translation MSHCHDEHVGHGGHDHDHEHDHSDDITPAVQHSLYSQINFDHIVTLNEAQRDVGQAVVKKTWQERLSVEPELASDVDEQLLMTVPFTSQIKLHSILIRTSPSASAPKTLHLFINRDDIDFAAAEELDPVQTLELSQTGELQEVPVRRALFGKVQRLVLFFPDNFGDGDEDVTRVSYIGFKGEWTQLGRAPANIIYEAAAQPGDHKIKGTTMPPRLPIRLALPRPCAAAATRPLLLPLTATRGVKNGWSTAPPRNKHKRFNQPSSGLPALTTGPAAALKRRENTTPLRTGVLAIKKGMTSVFVGKVRVPCTVLQLDQVQVIANKTREKNGYWAVQIGSGSRDGRNVTSPLLGYYEAKGIAPKADLAEFMVRDQSGLLPVGVQILPDWFKKGQYVDVKSRSRGMGFAGGMKRHGFSGQEASHGNSKNHRTIGTTGPSQGSGSRVLPGKKMPGRMGNEFVTVQNLKVMMVDNELGVVLVSGPIAGPKGRVVRLQDSKKRKAPPQPHREAALATLLERNPDHAEKLQAAREKHLVLKEQREAAQLEA, via the exons ATGTCTCACTGCCACGACGAGCACGTCGGCCACGGTGGTCACGACCATGACCATGAGCACGACCACTCAGACGACATCACTCCCGCCGTGCAGCACTCTCTGTACAGCCAGATCAACTTTGACCACATTGTGACGCTCAACGAGGCGCAGCGGGACGTCGGGCAGGCTGTCGTCAAGAAGACGTGGCAGGAGAGGCTCAGCGTGGAACCTGAGCTGGCGAGCGATGTGGATGAGCAGCTCCTCATGACGGTGCC ATTCACTTCTCAGATCAAGCTTCactccatcctcatccgcaCTTCCCCCTCTGCCTCAGCCCCCAAGACCCTAcacctcttcatcaaccGCGACGacatcgactttgccgccgccgaagaGCTCGACCCCGTGCAGACCCTCGAGCTCTCCCAGACGGGCGAACTCCAGGAAGTCCCCGTTCGCCGGGCGCTGTTCGGCAAGGTCCAGCGTCTggtgctcttcttccccgaCAACTTTGGCGACGGAGACGAGGACGTCACGAGGGTCTCGTACATTGGGTTCAAGGGCGAGTGGACGCAGCTTGGACGGGCGCcggctaatattatttatgAGGCCGCGGCGCAGCCTGGGGATCACAAGATCAAAGGGACGA CTATGCCTCCCCGTCTACCGATCCGACTCGCCCTCCCCCGGCCCTGCGCCGCGGCGGCAAcccgccccctcctcctccccctcacGGCGACCCGCGGCGTCAAGAACGGATGGTCGACGGCTCCCCCTCGCAACAAGCACAAGCGCTTCAACCAGCCCTCGTCCGGTCTCCCCGCTCTCACCACCGgtcctgctgctgccctcAAGCGCCGAGAGAACACGACGCCTCTCCGCACGGGTGTGCTGGCTATCAAGAAGGGCATGACGAGCGTCTTTGTTGGAAAGGTCCGCGTGCCGTGCACTGTTCTGCAGCTCGATCAGGTGCAGGTCATCGCCAACAAGACCCGTGAGAAGAATGGTTACTGGGCTGTGCAGattggctctggctctcgAGACGGCCGCAACGTCACTAGCCCCTTGCTGGGATACTACGAAGCCAAGGGTATCGCCCCCAAGGCCGACCTCGCAGAGTTCATGGTCCGCGATCAGTCTGGCCTGCTGCCCGTCGGCGTCCAGATCCTCCCGGACTGGTTCAAGAAGGGCCAGTACGTCGACGTCAAGTCCCGCTCGAGGGGCATGGGCTTCGCCGGTGGTATGAAGCGCCACGGCTTCTCGGGTCAAGAGGCGTCGCACGGAAACTCCAAGAACCACCGCACCATCGGTACCACGGGTCCCTCGCAGGGCAGCGGTAGCAGAGTCCTTCCCGGGAAGAAGATGCCCGGCCGCATGGGCAACGAGTTCGTCACGGTGCAGaacctcaaggtcatgaTGGTGGACAACGAGCTGGGCGTCGTGCTGGTCAGCGGGCCCATCGCCGGTCCCAAGGGCCGCGTCGTCCGGCTCCAGGActccaagaagcgcaaggcgCCCCCGCAGCCGCATCGTGAGGCCGCCCTCGCGACTCTGCTAGAAAGGAACCCGGATCAcgccgagaagctccaggCCGCGAGGGAGAAGCACCTGGTGCTCAAGGAGCAGAGAGAGGCGGCGCAGCTCGAGGCCTAA
- a CDS encoding Kinetochore protein SPC25 — protein sequence MATDFQSSLSASLSRQSMAPVGPSVADTLPNINFGFDDLRDRMAKFTARFDAFIEQGRKRVLEERNQFRMNVAELQEDQRMKKRDIEIIQVKTSTHQQTVEKEEAETREMEAAINSLAAQRDNHLATRDSLKAEIAQTQAEIDARLAAQRAHAQQQQAQSRFNVPELDFWITNLCLKIEGAGHDDRLKFVYTHIDEKDWEREAWFELVTSSRDYDVKHCRPKVEREKVEKVLDRVNESRELVTLLKGMRELFAEAMKS from the exons ATGGCTACCGATTTCCAGTCATCACTTTCCGCAAGCCTCAGCCGCCAGAGCATGGCGCCTGTTGGCCCCTCGGTCGCAGACACCCTGCCAAACATCAACTTTGGCTTCGACGACCTGCGCGACCGCATGGCCAAGTTCACTGCCAGGTTCGACGCATTTATCGAGCAGGGCCGCAAGCGAGTCTTGGAGGAGCGCAACCAGTTCCGCATGAATGTCGCTGAACTTCAGG AGGACCAACGTATGAAGAAGCGAGATATCGAAATTATTCAGGTCAAGACATCCACACACCAGCAAAccgtcgagaaggaggaagccGAGACCCGCGAGATGGAGGCAGCAATCAACTCCCTCGCCGCCCAGCGCGACAACCATCTGGCGACCCGCGATagcctcaaggccgagattgcGCAGACCCAGGCCGAGATCGATGCCCGCCTCGCAGCGCAGCGGGCCCAcgcgcagcagcagcaggcgcAGTCCCGCTTCAACGTGCCCGAGCTCGACTTTTGGATCACCAACCTGTGCCTCAAGATCGAGGGCGCGGGGCACGACGACCGACTCAAGTTTGTGTACACGCACATTGATGAGAAGGATTGGGAGAGAGAGGCTTGGTTTGAGCTGGTGACTAGCTCGCGGGACTATGATGTCAAGCACTGCCGGCCAAAGGTcgagagggagaaggtggAGAAGGTGCTCGACAGAGTGAATGAGTCGAGGGAGTTGGTAACTCTGCTCAAGGGGATGAGGGAGTTGTTTGCGGAAGCGATGAAGTCCTAG
- a CDS encoding Mitotic-spindle organizing protein 1 — translation MPEPDKHAAAQQAVDILHEISTILNCHLDRRTLSICISMIERGVNPEALAQVIKELRQEAQQVEQPMSASTRRR, via the exons ATGCCTGAGCCAGACAAGCACGCTGCCGCGCAGCAAGCCGTGGATATCCTCCACGAGATCTCCACCATTCTC AACTGCCATCTTGATCGCCGCACCTTGTCTATCTGCATCTCTATGATTGAGCGCGGTGTGAATCCGGAGGCTCTCGCG CAagtcatcaaggagctccGGCAAGAGGCCCAACAGGTTGAACAGCCCATGTCAGCGTCAACCCGAAGACGCTAA
- a CDS encoding Dolichyl-phosphate-mannose--protein mannosyltransferase, with translation MAADKAAAASGADLGDGLRQRNVAASQPGLKPPTPQPEDNKKLAKKEPSFLQILDEWEFIIAPLIFTAVAIFTRLYKIGISNIVTWDEAHFGKFGSYYIKHEYYFDVHPPLGKMLVGLSGVLAGYNGSFEFKSGEKYPEEVNYTVMRIFNAAFGIICIPLAYFTARELQLRRPAVWLVTLMVLCENSYTTISRFILLDSMLLCGTVATVFCWAKFHNQRHNSFEPEWFFWLFATGISIGCVCSVKLVGLFVTALVGLYTIEDLWRKFGDTKMPVTVLGAHVLTRVVGLIVIPFLIYLISFALHFAILDRSGPGDAQMSSLFQANLKGTQVGKDSPLEIAIGSRATIKNMGYGGGLLHSHVQTYPEGSKQQQVTCYHHKDTNNDWFFYPNRRDDDYNPEADLRFIGDGSVIRLIHAQTGRNLHSHDIAAPITRGHKEVSSYGNLTVGDDKDHWKVEVVRDAASRDRSRIRTLTTAFRLKHEVLGCYLRAGNVNLPQWGFKQIEVTCTKENNPRDTYTHWNVEAHWNDKLPPAEAGVYRSPFFHDFVHLNVAMMTSNNALVPDPDKQDDLASKWWQWPILHVGLRMCGWADDIVKYFLLGNPLVYWGSTASLGVAGLVVVWYILRWQRGFNDLNQDEIDHIHYSALYPLAGWFLHYLPFVIMARVTYVHHYYPALYFAILTFGFLVDWFVRNRNNTLKTIVYGLLYTVIIGLYIYFLPICWGMTGNHRQYKYMKWFDNWRVTD, from the exons ATGGCTGCCGATaaggctgccgccgcctcggGCGCTGACCTGGGCGATGGTCTGAGGCAGCGTAACGTCGCTGCGTCGCAACCTGGCCTCAAGCCCCCGACTCCTCAGCCCGAGGATaacaagaagctcgccaagaag GAGCCCTCTTTCCTCCAAATTCTCGACGAGTGGGAGTTCATCATTGCCCCGCTGATCTTCACGGCCGTTGCTATCTTTACTCGACTATACAAGATTGGTATTAGCAACATTGTCACCTGGGATGAGGCTCA CTTTGGCAAGTTCGGAAGCTACTATATCAAGCATGAGTACTACTTCGATGTTCACCCTCCTCTGGGCAAGATGCTCGTTGGTCTCTCCGGAGTTCTTGCTGGATACAACGGTTCTTTCGAGTTCAAGTCTGGCGAGAAATACCCCGAGGAAGTCAACTACACTGTCATGCGTATCTTCAATGCCGCCTTTGGTATTATCTGCATCCCCCTGGCCTACTTCACCGCGCGAGAGCTCCAGCTTCGCAGACCTGCCGTCTGGCTTGTGACTCTCATGGTCCTCTGCGAGAACTCGTACACCACCATCAGCCGCTTTATCCTCCTCGACTCGATGCTGCTGTGCGGCACTGTGGCCACCGTCTTCTGCTGGGCCAAGTTCCACAACCAGCGCCACAACAGCTTCGAGCCTGAGTGGTTCTTCTGGCTGTTTGCAACTGGTATCAGCATTGGCTGCGTGTGCAGTGTCAAGCTTGTTGGTCTCTTCGTTACTGCCCTCGTTGGTCTTTACACCATTGAGGATCTCTGGCGCAAGTTTGGTGACACCAAGATGCCTGTG ACTGTCCTCGGTGCTCACGTCCTTACCCGTGTCGTCGgtctcatcgtcatcccctTCCTGATCTACCTCATCTCCTTCGCTCTCCACTTCGCCATCCTTGACCGCAGCGGCCCTGGTGATGCCCAGATGAGCTCCCTCTTCCAGGCCAACCTCAAGGGTACCCAAGTCGGCAAGGACAGCCCTCTCGAGATTGCGATTGGTTCCCGTGCGACTATCAAGAACATGGGATACGGCGGTGGTCTTCTTCACTCTCACGTCCAGACCTACCCCGAGGGTtccaagcagcagcaggttACTTGCTACCACCACAAGGACACCAACAACGACTGGTTCTTCTACCCCAACCGCCGAGATGATGACTACAACCCCGAGGCTGATCTCCGTTTCATTGGTGACGGCTCCGTCATTCGCCTTATTCACGCCCAGACTGGCCGCAACCTGCACTCTCACGACATTGCTGCCCCCATCACTCGAGGCCACAAGGAGGTTTCTTCTTACGGTAACCTGACTGTTGGTGACGACAAGGATCATTGGaaggttgaggttgtccGGGATGCTGCTTCTCGCGACCGCAGCAGGATCAGGACTCTTACCACTGCTTTCCGTCTCAAGCACGAGGTTCTTGGCTGCTACCTTCGAGCTGGCAACGTCAACCTCCCTCAGTGGGGTTTCAAGCAGATTGAGGTTACCTGCACCAAGGAGAACAACCCCCGCGACACCTACACTCACTGGAACGTTGAGGCCCACTGGAATGACAAGC TTCCCCCTGCCGAGGCTGGCGTCTACAGATCTCCCTTCTTCCACGACTTTGTCCACCTGAACGTTGCCATGATGACCTCCAACAACGCCCTGGTCCCCGACCCTGACAAGCAGGATGACCTTGCCTCCAAGTGGTGGCAGTGGCCTATCCTCCATGTCGGTCTCCGCATGTGCGGTTGGGCTGACGACATCGTCAAGTACTTCCTCCTCGGTAATCCTCTCGTCTACTGGGGTTCTACCGCCTCTCTCGGTGTCGCTGGTCTGGTCGTTGTTTGGTACATCCTTCGATGGCAGCGTGGCTTCAACGATCTCAACCAGGACGAGATCGACCACATCCACTACTCGGCTCTGTACCCCCTGGCCGGCTGGTTCCTCCACTATCTTCCCTTTGTTATTATGGCCCGTGTCACCTATGTGCACCACTACTATCCGGCTCTCTACTTTGCCATTCTCACCTTTGGCTTCCTGGTCGACTGGTTTGTGCGAAACCGCAACAACACCCTCAAGACCATCGTCTACGGCCTCCTGTacaccgtcatcatcggcctcTACATCTACTTCCTCCCCATCTGCTGGGGTATGACCGGCAACCACCGGCAGTACAAGTACATGAAGTGGTTCGACAACTGGCGAGTTACCGACTAA